The nucleotide sequence GCAAATTGATTTATCTTTTTGTATAAATGCTGCAGTGACAGAGATCAGAACACTCACTTTAGCACAGACTTCTACTGCAAAAGTACCTTTTGGTTTCTTCCCCTTTTGTCAGTGGATTACTGATCCTATATCATGGGTAGATAACCTGAATGAGTTTACTTTCTGCAGCCAGCACCTTCTCTGGATTTAACAAAGGTCAGTGCCTGTTATACTCAGAAAACTGCATTCGGGTAAATCTGAGCAGCATTCACTATAATGATGCCGCCATGTAGAATTTTATTTAAATCATAGATTCTTTTAGGTGCCGAATCACTAAAATGACAGAAAAGGTATTTTAAAACAGATAATAAATACATTGAAAAACGTAAGGTATAGCTTAATACAGTGCCTGTTATGCTTTAGTGTTTTAATTTGACAACAGTGTTTTGGTATATTAACAATTAATAACTGTGTGTACCTGACATGAAAGAAAATGTTTTCAGGTcagattttccagtcttccaataTGCTTAAATAGTAGGATTGTCTAAGAAGTCATACATCTCTGATGCGATATTCCAAAGCTACGTAAGAGTGCAATCAAGAAGGTCTTTtacctctgtttattttctgattttCTGGTTTTTCCAGGTGTCAAAAATGGCAAGCAGTTTTAATTCTAACAATAGTGTATTTTAGAGTACAATCAAACATACAAATACTAAATAAGGAGTTTGGAAATGATGCTGAGAGGTGAATGTGATGACAAAAGAATAAAGAAGCAAAAGATGGTGCCTCTGAAGAATCTGTTACCTTTTTTAACCCAGAAATTTCTTAGATATGAATAAACTagttaataggctacataattaaaacaattacatcacatgggtaatgtgctaatacttagccagtgaaaaatgagaaagatgatacaccgttagtttagctgctataccgatttctgccagtgagtggggATGAACCACCACATACCGTGAGaaatacatgagtttgttaaaaagtacaaatttTATATAAAAAATGTGGTTTACAACAAAGGCCTCTCCAAACTTTAGACATTTGATGCTGATGAGGCAGTTATGTGGTTGAGTGTGGAACAAGGGTTCTGCATTGATTCTCCCCCCAGTTTAATATCCCTAGTCCAGAGGAGATCCATGTCCCAATTTTCCACCTACTGTCAACTACTGATTCACTCTTTGCCCCGTTTGATCTCCCCAACTTTGTTCAAGTTGAAATAAAGTGACTTAGAGCAGGTTTTCTTGGCACTGCAATGTTAAGATGCAGAGTGCTTTGGCAATGTGCTGTTATTCCATCTGTCTTTTGACCTTTAAAAACTGTTATGACATATGGTAATCTGTGTGTCGGTATTTTAAGATATTGTAGAATCTTGTTGCAGCATATGTGACAAGGCGGGACTCACACCTTTAGTATTCAAATCAGGCACAATTAATCATAAATGCACTTCCACGTGCACAGAGAAAGTCATACTTCTCTGTCTTAGCGAGCTCCACATGCATAAATCTTTGTTGGGAACTTTTCCCTCATTGCTACGATCCTATGAATCTGTCTATTTATATACAGCTTCGTATGATTCCTTCCCTCACCCTTCTAACTTTAGTATACACCTGAGCTCTGAATTTCTGCTGTGAAGGTATTCAATTCCAAGATGAGTTAAACTTTACAAAAGCTGATACAATCGGGAtacttaaaagactcttagatgggcatatGTTGTAAGAGAAGGGGAGGtaatgggctgtgtaggagagaAGAGTTGGATTAATCATGGAGTGGGTCTATACAAGCCAGGACATCAGGATGGTTTGAAGGGCTCATACTGTATTctgctgtgttctatgttttaaagcACCTCAGAATTATTTTTCTATTCAATGTGCATTAAAGGAATTGTGATGAAAAGCAAGGCTGAAAATATGCACACTTATAGATGGAATGTATTGAAGATCATTGTAGGGACAAAGAAGATTATATTTGATTTCCAAACGATTCATAATCCTCCCTCATTTGTAACAACGATTATTAAAATGAATTTAATTATTGGTTTGTGAGGTTATGATTTAACTCTATCTATGTGACAGGTTTCAAATATTATCTTCTGTCATTTAGCTGAATATATATTCACATATATTCCACATATATTCTAGGGCCTTCTAGTCCCCGACCTGTCGGTTAATAGTAAAGCTTCATGACATGAAAAAGGTTGTGAACCTTTGTTCTAGGGTATTTATTGGTAACAGGTACTTTAAATAGGTACTCCCTAGTATAATTTTGTCAAATAGTTCGCAGAAAATTAACTTGTCAATCTCTTTTGGTGCAATGGAGTGTTCTTAATGTATAAAATATGGGACCATCAAAGAATCATTTGTCCCACCCAGACTGTTCCATAATACCACGAATGATCTGTAATTTAATTCCAACTAtggatattatgttgaaattgtataagacgttggtgaggcctaatttcgagtattgtgttcagttttggtcacctaccctcAGGAAAAATGCTACTaaattgaaggagtacagagaaaatttacaaggatgttgccggaactgGAAGACTTgcattatgaggaaagattgaataggttaggactttattccttggaacgtagaggattgagaggagatttgatagagctatataaagctatgaggggtatagacaggataaatgaaaacaggctttttccactgaggttgggtgggactacaactagaggtcataggttaagggtgaaaagtgaaaagattagggggaacatgaggggaaacttcttccctcagaggaTCATGacgatgtggaatgagctgccagagcaagtgggagcatgcaaactcaatttcaaagtttcagtgaagtttggacaggtacattgcTGGTAGGGGTATGGGCCCGGTGCAGATCGATGGAAGTAGGGCAGTTTGAAtgactcagcatggactagatgggccaaagagcctgtttctctgctgtacttttctatgactctaaataccTCACTTAACAAACCTGTCAACTTAAATGCATCGAATTATTATCTGTTGATCAAATTGCGTTTCTGACATTACAATCATCTCTGTTATCAGGATGCCATACTGAAATAAAGCCGTGAGGATGGGCGACTGGAATTTCCTTGGGGGGATTTTGGAGGAAGTGCACGTCCACTCCACCATTGTTGGGAAAATATGGCTGACCATCCTTTTCATATTCCGCATGCTGGTCCTTGGAGTGGCCGCTGAAGATGTGTGGAATGACGAGCAGGCTGAATTCATCTGCAACACAGAGCAGCCTGGCTGCCGGAACGTGTGCTACGACAAAGCTTTCCCGATCTCCCTCATTCGCTATTGGGTCCTGCAGGTCATCTTTGTGTCCTCACCATCGTTGGTGTACATGGGCCATGCGCTGTATAGACTCAGGGCACTGGaaaaagagaggcagaagaagaaGGTTGAGTTGAAGGGCGAACTCGAAGAGACGTACGCAATGGATGAGGACAGGCGGAGGTTGGAGCGCGAGTTGAGGCAATTAGAGCACAGGAAGTTGAACAAAGCACCGCTGAGGGGGTCTCTTCTGCGCACCTATGTGTTTCACATCCTCACCAGGTCCGTGGTCGAGGTCGGGTTTAtgatgggccaaattctgctctacGGACTTGAACTGGATCCCCTGTACAAGTGTGAGCGGCTTCCCTGCCCCAATATCGTTGATTGCTTTGTCTCAAGACCCACCGAGAAGACAGTGTTCATGGTATTCGTGCTGGGCATTGCCGCGGTTTCCCTGTTCCTAAACATCCTGGAAATCATTCACTTAGGCTGCAAGAAGATTGAGCTGGGGCTTTTTGGATACTACCCCAAACTGAAAGAAGACGTGAGGGATCTCTACATAAATAAACCGCAGAAAAACTCGAGCGTTCAGCAAATCTGCGTCTCCACCTCAAGACCTTCGCAGACAATGATCCCCACTGCCCCCAGCGGTTATAACCTGTTGCTTGAGAAACCGGTGGAGTCCACCATGTACCCAATATTTACGCCGCCGCCTGGATTCAAGGCCCTTCAAGATGATCAGAAACCGTTTCAGAAAGTTGAGGAGCAGGAGCCAGGAGCCAATCAGTTTAATACAAACTGTTATTCCAGCGCCGGTGAGAGGCAGAAGAAGTCCAGTGGATCAGAGAACCCAAGCCAGCGTGGCGAAGAGCTGGAGCAGCCAACCACTGCCTCCCTTCCCGTCGGCGGCTGCCATCCAGCCAGTCAGATGGAACCAGCGACCGCGACCGCCGGGGTGCTGTACCCGCCCCTTCCCGCAGGTATGCCTTCATTCCCTGTCATTTCAGCCAGCTCCAGTCGCAAGCCACGTCGAGTCAGTGCCACCCTGAACTGCGCCACGGTGGCAGAGCACAGCGGCTCTGCCACGGAATCCGAACCGAGTGACGGGGGAAGATGTGGCTTCGCTGCCACCCGGTCCAGGGCGGCTTCGGAAACAGACCTCAAGCGGCCCAGCAGATCCGACACCCCTGATTCCATCTGCGAATCCAGCTCAGAGTCGAAGCATAGCGGAAATGGCGGCAGCccccaggctctctctccctcacgGAGAATGTCATTGGCAAGTAACGCCAGCGGCAGGCGTGCTCCCACCGATCTTCAGATATGAGCGTTAGTTTAATTAATACCTTATCTCTGTTGAATACAATTTGGTTTTTTAGCAACCTAAGGTTCTGTTGTCTCAAATTCTTAGTTTACCTTCGGATTAGGGTTGTTTGATTCCATATGAAAATCTGGTCAAGATATAATGAATAGTCTCTACAGCCCAAACCTCTCGTTGACATATATTCTATACATATTAAGACAACTTGAACATCAAACGTTTATTTTTCCCTTGAGAAAGAAGTGAAAGGGTTAAACCCCATTGTGTCAGGCACAGTCAACAGTTCACAcaggtagcacacacaaaatgctggaggaacgcagcgggtcagacagcatctatggaaatgaataaacggttcaCATTTTCCAACTCAGATCTGAAGAAAGGTTTAGGCCCcagatgtcaactgtttatccatttccatagatgctgcctggcctgctgagttcctccagcaatttgtgtgtgttgctttgcagtcGTTCTCCAGTTTATAATTTAAACAGGTAATTTAGGGATTGAAAGTTAAAGAAAActgtagatgatggaaatctgaaataaaagttaaaaacaaGCTGGAAAAACACAGCAGATCAGTTAGCAGCTGAGAGAAATATTTAGGAACTAGTGGTTAGCTGAAGCCTCTTGATTAACGCATGGAAAGAGGGACTAAGGGAACTCAGTTCTGAAGTGTTGAAAGCACAGATTAAAATAGACATGGGCACAATCTTGTGCCTTGCTTGACACAGTCCTCAGTGCTGCAAATACATTTTAACAGACCAATAACTGAAGTGTGAAACTGGTGTCAGCCGCAGTGCAGGCTTGTCAAAATGGTTATTGGATATCAgctttgattattgacttcaggcagTCTTTCAAGACCCTTGGTACACATTGTGTACGGTTTGGTCTGTGCAGTACAAGCAACTGATTGAAGATTATCCAAGGATGCTCCAAAGAGATAAAGTAACATAATGGTTATTCAGATAATATCATGAAAGGGATTTTCAAAAAAAAGTTTTTCTTTGCTTACTGATGGGGAAAGTTATTTGGATCAACTGAATTCATCAGTGAGATTCATTATTTCTTTTGTAGAAAGCCGCAGATCATTAAGGGAGTCGTTTCAGAAATAATTCACAATGGTAAACCAGTTATTGAAAAtttgcagatgttctcttgtttttaaaaatttcaacaccatttGTTCTGTCAGAGGAGGTTTTAAACAATCCTTACACTACTTATAGGGAGCAACCAATATGATGAATGAAATTGTGGATATtaattgaattttctgcagagCCAACAGGCTAACTTTATATGTGCCTATCATTGACACCATGAACACTAATTTAACAACTGGCTCAACATATTACATGTTCTACTAAGAAATGTAAGAGCAAGTTATGAAATGTAGAAGTCTGATTCCGAACCTTTTTTCTCAATTTTATGTTATTTGTGTAATGTTGATAAAATGTTTCATAATCAGCTTAGTACATTTCATTAATTCTTAACGAACAAATGTTCTAATCATTTCATTCTTTTTCTCTTTGAGACAATAGTTTCATTTAATAAGATTGTCTGAATGTTGCATGCTGCAATTAAGTAAAAGCTTTCATCTCGTTTAAAGGTAGGATTTTAGTAGATCGGGCATCAGATAAGACCatatagatataggagcagaattaagccatttggcccatcgagtctgctcctccatttcatcatggctgatccaattttccctctcctgccttctccccatatcccttcatgccctgactaatcaagaatctactaaCCTCAGCCTTACAAAGACATGTAGACTGCATCCAGATgctgcagaggaataaacagtcaaaagagtcctgatgaaaggtctcagcccaaaacattgattgtttattcccctacataggctgagggtagcagacaccaactgaatcaacaaactcattcgtaaggccagtgatgttgtggggatggaactggactctctgacggtgatgtctgaaaagaggatgctgtctaagttgcatgccatcttggacaatgtctcccatccactacataatggactggttgggcacaggagtacactcagccagagactcattccaccgagatgcaacactgagcatcataggaagtcattcctgcctgtggctatcaaactttacaactcctcccttggagggtcggacaccgtgagccaaaaggctggtcctggacttatttccatctggcataatttacatattactatttaattatttatgttgctatatttatactctattcttggttggtgcaactgtaacgaaacccaatttccctcgggatcaataaagtatgtctatctatctatctatctatagatgctgcctgacttgctgagctcctccagcatgttatgtgtgttgctcaagacttccagcgtctgcagaatcttgtgtttaaagGAAAGGTTTTAATCCTTTCAAGGACTCACCATCCCATGCAATATTGTGATTTTAGGCGAAGGCAGGAGCTGGTTCTCTTTCATTAAGTGCATTTGAGATAAAGTCATAAGCACCTCCTTGCTGCTGAGCATATTATTAATCTAAATAGGTGATTATGGTTACTGATCTGCTCATCAGCAAGATGCTTATGAACCACGCCATCTACTGGAATAAAGTGAGAGTGCAAGTTAGTGgactgatagaaacatagaaacacagaaaataggtgcaggattaggcctttcggcccttcgagcctgcaccaccattcagtatgatcacggctgatcatccaactcagaaccctgtacctgccttctctccataccccctgatccctttagccacaagggccttatctaactccctcttaaatatagccaatgaactggcctcaactgtttcttgtggcacagaattccacagattcatcactctctgtgtgaagaagtttttcctaatcttggtcctaaaaggtttcccctttatccttaaacggtgacccctcgttctggacttcctcaacattgggaacaatcttcctgcacctagcttgtccaatccctttaggattttctacgtttcaataagatcccccctcaatcttctaatttccagtgagtataaggctagtcgatccagtctttcatcatatgaaagtcctgccgtcccaggaatcaatctggtgaaccttccttgtactccctctatggcaagaatgtctttcctcagattaggggaccaaaacttttAACAAATTTGCTAATTAGTCCTAATTGGAAATACTATATAGTGGAACACAACAAGAAATCAAACTTGTTTATTGTAGAAATTATTTTTAGAAATATGTGTTGAATTTGCAAATAATGTATCAAAGGTTTTCCTTAAATGGTTGATCATGCTGTTTGATGGGCCACATCTGATATTGCAATAAAAATACAGGTTTTTTTGACAGTTTGTGTTACTATGAAAGAAAGTTTGCATATTGGAAGCACAGTGCATCTGTTTTAGTTTTATTATTATCAATACATCTTAGTGGTACTTATATG is from Mobula birostris isolate sMobBir1 chromosome 30, sMobBir1.hap1, whole genome shotgun sequence and encodes:
- the gja9a gene encoding gap junction alpha-9 protein, translated to MGDWNFLGGILEEVHVHSTIVGKIWLTILFIFRMLVLGVAAEDVWNDEQAEFICNTEQPGCRNVCYDKAFPISLIRYWVLQVIFVSSPSLVYMGHALYRLRALEKERQKKKVELKGELEETYAMDEDRRRLERELRQLEHRKLNKAPLRGSLLRTYVFHILTRSVVEVGFMMGQILLYGLELDPLYKCERLPCPNIVDCFVSRPTEKTVFMVFVLGIAAVSLFLNILEIIHLGCKKIELGLFGYYPKLKEDVRDLYINKPQKNSSVQQICVSTSRPSQTMIPTAPSGYNLLLEKPVESTMYPIFTPPPGFKALQDDQKPFQKVEEQEPGANQFNTNCYSSAGERQKKSSGSENPSQRGEELEQPTTASLPVGGCHPASQMEPATATAGVLYPPLPAGMPSFPVISASSSRKPRRVSATLNCATVAEHSGSATESEPSDGGRCGFAATRSRAASETDLKRPSRSDTPDSICESSSESKHSGNGGSPQALSPSRRMSLASNASGRRAPTDLQI